GGCACCCGGACCTCGCCTGGCACATCATGCAATCGGTTATTCAGGATGACTTCGACCTGACCGTGATCAACGAAATGGACGTCGACCATGGACTAACGGTCCCTCTGTCACTCATGTTCGGGCAACCCGAGGCTTGGCCATGCAAGGTCATTCCTTTCGCCGTCAACGTGGTCGTATATCCACCGCCTTCCGGGCAGCGCTGCTACAACCTCGGAAAGTCCATTCGCCGCGCCGTCGAGAGTTTCGACGGAGACCTCAACGTGCAGGTCTGGGGCACCGGCGGGATGAGCCATCAACTGCAAGGCCCGCGGGCCGGATTGATCAACAAGGAATGGGACAACGCATTCCTGGATCAGATTGTCGCGAACCCCCGGGGGCTTGCCGCAAAGCCGCATCTCGAGTACGTGCGCGAGGCCGGTTCCGAAGGCATAGAGCTCGTAATGTGGCTGATCATGCGCGGCGCGCTGGACGACGAGGTGGTCCAGCGGCATCGTTTTTACCATGTGCCGGCTTCGAATACCGCAGTCGGCCATCTCGTTCTCGAAAACAGCAGTTAAGTGGAGGAAATATGAAGGTTGTACTGGCGGGAGCTGGAGCGTTCGGCAAGAAGCACCTGGACGGCATCGCAAACATCGACGGCGTCGACTGCGTTTCGGTGGTCGGAAGAACGCTTGAGCCAACGCAGAAGATTGCAGAACAATACGGCATCGGGCACGCAACGACCGATCTTGCCGAGGCGCTCGATCTGCCCGGCGTGGATGCGGCAATCCTGTGCACGCCGACCCAGATGCACGCGGACCAGGCCATTCAATGTATGGATGCGGGCAAACACGTGCAGGTCGAAATACCGCTGGCGGACTCGCTGGCGGACGCCGAGGCCGTGCTGGCCAGGCAACGGGCAACCGGACTTGTCGCGATGTGCGGGCACACGCGGCGTTTCAATCCGTCTCACCAGTGGGTCCGCAACAAGATAGCGGCCGGCGAACTCAACATTCAGCAGATGGACGTGCAGACGTATTTTTTCCGGCGCAAGAACATCAACGCAGCGGGTGAGCCGCGCTCCTGGACGGATCACCTGTTGTGGCACCACGCGGCTCACACGGTTGATCTGTTCCAGTATCAGGCGGGCGAAAGGATCGTCCACGTCAATGGTATGGAAGGACCGCACCATCCCGAACTGGGCATCGCCATGGACATGTCAATCCAGATGAAGACGGAGAGCGGCAAGATCTGCACCCTGTCGCTGTCTTTCAATAACGACGGTCCGCTCGGCACCTTCTTCCGCTACAT
This is a stretch of genomic DNA from Gemmatimonadota bacterium. It encodes these proteins:
- a CDS encoding class III extradiol dioxygenase subunit beta codes for the protein HPDLAWHIMQSVIQDDFDLTVINEMDVDHGLTVPLSLMFGQPEAWPCKVIPFAVNVVVYPPPSGQRCYNLGKSIRRAVESFDGDLNVQVWGTGGMSHQLQGPRAGLINKEWDNAFLDQIVANPRGLAAKPHLEYVREAGSEGIELVMWLIMRGALDDEVVQRHRFYHVPASNTAVGHLVLENSS
- a CDS encoding Gfo/Idh/MocA family oxidoreductase, whose product is MKVVLAGAGAFGKKHLDGIANIDGVDCVSVVGRTLEPTQKIAEQYGIGHATTDLAEALDLPGVDAAILCTPTQMHADQAIQCMDAGKHVQVEIPLADSLADAEAVLARQRATGLVAMCGHTRRFNPSHQWVRNKIAAGELNIQQMDVQTYFFRRKNINAAGEPRSWTDHLLWHHAAHTVDLFQYQAGERIVHVNGMEGPHHPELGIAMDMSIQMKTESGKICTLSLSFNNDGPLGTFFRYICDNGTYIARYDDLVDGYENTIDVSKVDVSMNGIELQDREFFAAIREGREPNSSVAQVLDCYRVLHEVEQQFSS